A genomic stretch from Plasmodium brasilianum strain Bolivian I chromosome 9, whole genome shotgun sequence includes:
- a CDS encoding protein tyrosine phosphatase → MQSSVDYELLSKSFFYCNKRVYKKSSTFDKVINRINVKYFEMERYLGNANYNMDYLNPVLNHPTKIEHGKIKILILDAPTNDLLPLYIKEMKNYNVTDLVRTCERTYNDGEIKNAGINVHELIFPDGDAPNVDIVNNWLNIVNNVIKNNCAVAVHCVAGLGRAPVLASIVLIEFGMDPIDAIVFIRDRRKGAINKRQLQFLKEYKKKKKKKNCLRKCHFM, encoded by the coding sequence ATGCAAAGTAGTGTTGATTATGAATTATTAAGTAAATCCTTCTTTTATTGTAATAAACgagtttataaaaaaagtagtaCTTTTGATAAAGTtattaatagaataaatgTGAAATATTTCGAAATGGAAAGATATTTAGGTAATGCAAACTATAATATGGATTACTTAAACCCAGTTTTAAATCATCCAACAAAAATTGAGCatgggaaaataaaaattttgattttAGATGCACCAACAAATGATTTATtaccattatatataaaagaaatgaaaaattataatgtgACTGATTTAGTTCGTACATGCGAGAGGACATATAATGAtggtgaaataaaaaatgcagGAATAAATGTTCATGAATTAATATTCCCAGATGGGGATGCCCCAAATGTAGATATTGTTAATAATTGGTTAAACATTGtaaataatgtaattaaaaataattgcgCAGTTGCCGTTCATTGTGTAGCAGGGTTAGGTAGAGCACCTGTTTTAGCTTCTATTGTATTAATTGAATTTGGAATGGATCCTATTGATGCAATTGTTTTTATACGAGATAGAAGAAAAGGTGCAATTAACAAAAGACAGTTACagtttttaaaagaatacaagaaaaaaaaaaaaaaaaaaaattgtctGAGAAAATGTCATTTTAtgtaa
- a CDS encoding hypothetical protein (conserved Plasmodium protein) has product MNLVKYSFEYRNIFSLSKNTVCSLKCFPIIEKKNSLFKYGISKFKYLDKLAIIREDNMLTNSYFLNDSFFLHILKENEENPIFKKTPQELLYFKNKKTKLALRRKRKRMGERISLRYR; this is encoded by the exons atgaacctTGTTAAATATAGTTTTGAATATAGAAACATATTTTCCCTTTCGAAAAATACTGTATGTTCCTTAAAATGTTTTCcaattattgaaaaaaaaaattcattgtTCAAGTATGGAATTTCTAAATTTAAATACCTTGATAAGTTAGCTATAATAAGAGAAGATAATATGCTAACAAATTCGTATTTTTTGAatgattctttttttttacacattttaaAGGAAAACGAGGAAAATcctatatttaaaaaaactcCCCAG gaattgttatattttaaaaataaaaaaacaaagttaGCCttgagaagaaaaagaaaaagaatggGTGAACGTATAAGTTTAAGATATAGATGA
- a CDS encoding UDP-galactose transporter: MVKIKKSSMLFWKKDINKELRLYNFLNGLFCVSGIYFFFVIFGYYQEKLPNLGKEKEKFYYNIFLIYVLCLSNSICSLFAIFIKSKLNNENFIPYLKNKVDMYFIKQIMLISITYSIAMIATNYSLSHVNFPTQVLVKSGKMIPIVVGGYLFFGKKYPYYDYISVFLITSSLVVFNLIRTRTPKEVNQTTFGLLLLSISLLCDGLTGPRQDKLLSKYNVDSVNLMFFVNIFAFIFNLIASLIIEGSKPYNFINKYTDSYYYILAFSISGSLGQFFVFYSLKVYGSLYTSLFTTLRKALSTVVSVYLFGHVLKPLQWGCISVIFSTLIIQNYLKQQAKRVHAKSK, encoded by the coding sequence atggtgaaaattaaaaaaagcagTATGCTGTTTTGGAAGAaggatataaataaagagtTGCgtctttataattttttgaatggTCTATTTTGTGTTAGTgggatatattttttttttgtaatatttggGTATTATCAAGAAAAATTACCAAATTTAGggaaagagaaagaaaaattttattataatatatttttaatatatgtccTATGTTTATCAAATAGTATATGTAGCTTATTTGCAATATTTATTAAgagtaaattaaataatgaaaattttattccatatttaaaaaataaagtggatatgtattttataaagcaaataatgttaatatcAATTACTTATTCAATAGCAATGATAGCAACAAATTATTCATTAAGTCATGTTAATTTCCCAACTCAAGTTCTTGTAAAGTCAGGTAAAATGATACCAATAGTAGTAGGgggttatttatttttcggaaaaaaatatccttattatgattacatttctgtatttttaattacatcATCATTAGtagtatttaatttaataagaaCAAGAACTCCAAAAGAAGTTAATCAAACAACCTTTGGACTTTTACTTTTAtctatatcattattatgtGATGGTTTAACAGGACCAAGACAGGATAAAttattaagtaaatataatgtGGACTCAGTCAATTTGATGTTTTTTGTcaatatttttgcatttatttttaatttaattgcATCATTAATAATTGAAGGTTCCAAGCCGTATAacttcataaataaatatactgactcgtattattatatattagcCTTTTCAATAAGTGGAAGCTTAGgtcaattttttgttttttattctctTAAAGTGTACGGTAGCTTATATACTAGTCTTTTCACAACTCTCAGAAAAGCATTAAGTACAGTTGTATCGGTGTATTTATTTGGTCACGTTTTGAAACCTTTGCAATGGGGATGTATTTCTGTCATATTCTCAACTTTGATCATACAAAATTACCTGAAGCAACAAGCGAAGAGAGTTCATGCAAAAAGCAAGTAA
- a CDS encoding ubiquitin domain-containing protein DSK2 → MTINVSFKVTGGKEFTIAIEPDITVLELKQKCAEHVDIPVESQRLIFKGKILKDKESLTVYNVADGNTMHLVRSAIASKEPESEKEGNKNENIGNDQNTSPSDNLNDFNNNPLVQMLMQSGTGDMNNFNAGSGATDNFNIGNLSNLLNANAGGEFNRESMSSLLSNPLARSLMNELSSNPEMLTNLVSNNPLLRNTFSQSPLMQPVLENPNLLREFLRPEILQAGLQIENALNMNNNNSNTASNNNSQRGLRMEDFLNNLNNFASTNTSTGTNNQSDNNNNNNAGNSSNAGNIGNNMNALFQSPELLQTFQQVMRANRNLGNFNFPNANQNLDFNTTEVADNRPPEEKYASQLVSLQEMGFIDNDANIQALQETGGDVNSAVTRLLEKGFN, encoded by the exons ATGACAATAAACGTTTCATTTAAAGTAACAGGAGGTAAAGAATTTACAATTGCCATTGAACCAGATATAACAGTTTTggaattaaaacaaaaatgtgcTGAACATGTTGATATACCTGTGGAATCGCAGAGACTGATTTTTAAAG GGAAAATCTTGAAGGATAAGGAGTCTTTAACAGTATATAATGTAGCAGACGGAAATACAATGCACTTAGTTCGTAGCGCGATAGCTTCCAAGGAGC CCGAATCTGAAAAGGAGGgtaacaaaaatgaaaatattggAAACGACCAAAACACAAGTCCAAgtgataatttaaatgatttCAATAACAACCCATTAGTTCAAATGTTGATGCAGAGTGGAACAGGAG ATATGAACAATTTCAACGCCGGTTCAGGTGCTACGGACAATTTCAACATTGGTAATTTATCGAATCTACTAAATGCGAATGCAGGTGGCGAATTTAATAGAGAAAGCATGAGCTCATTATTAAGTAATCCTTTAGCTAGGTCTTTAATGAATGAACTAAGTAGTAACCCAGAGATGTTAACTAACTTAGTATCAAATAATCCATTATTAAGAAATACTTTTTCACAAAGTCCACTTATGCAACCCGTTTTAGAAAACCCTAATTTACTAAGAGAATTTTTGAGACCTGAAATTTTACAAGCAGGTTTACAAATTGAAAATGctttaaatatgaataataataatagtaacactgctagcaataataatagtcaAAGAGGACTTAGAATGGAagactttttaaataacttaaataattttgcaAGTACTAACACCTCTACCGGTACTAATAACCAGAGcgataacaataataataataatgcaggtaatagtagtaatgcGGGTAATATtggtaataatatgaatgcCCTTTTCCAGTCTCCTGAACTTCTACAAACATTTCAACAGGTTATGAGAGCTAATCGGAATTTAGGGAATTTTAATTTCCCAAATGCTAATCAAAATTTAGATTTTAATACTACCGAAGTAGCTGACAATAGACCACCTGAGGAAAAATATGCTTCTCAGTTGGTCAGTCTTCAAGAAATGGGTTTCATTGATAACGATGCGAACATTCAAGCTTTGCAAGAAACAGGAGGTGACGTAAATTCTGCGGTTACGCGATTGTTGGAAAAGGGATTTAACTAG
- a CDS encoding GTP-binding protein, producing MRFAPDLLKNIYNIEKRYFTDTTKVKLNSTGKKEIIVLHPILKKSKKYSKSCDETLYDAQEALGLARSAGFKIANGISMPSGGWTNMKFSNEYNKKSKIKDLDKLDGTREIKHTDKEAVNNLSSSNSPYVGNIIKKELSYKVNKNYSNDDCFSERSDCSMEEESFEKGDSISTKEDYNTENGNSSRKGRKSDDSDANCNYRYNHDYGCDGANDSNYLHARTKCEELEKKIAESIIIKVNRMDVKFYFGKGKLNELSKYFLKKPAPYIFINTLLSPEQFRNLDFLFNSLLKSYHDELQMNSRREKEENYFTFRVSDCVYNRSSEEQGEGDGQGYVDMYNDYLEEYEGEVTEKGEESEDDDKDGYPYERAAKEICERKSGQFVPIYVELFDRYSIILYIMKRRAKSNLSKLQLELARANFILNTYSEDNKSRMKYIKYIENNVLGKSQYDYEERYDKINAFDVDKQNKKKNYDYLGYTSNYIKNTETYKEYEKRIINNLYDKLRKELTKCKNNNSLQNISRKHKALIAIVGYTNAGKTKLINYLTKSNLKARNLLFQTLDNSYKNLNIADCYSTIFIDLIGFIQNIPYSLYESFKISLDAIKNADIVIHVIDVSHPHKERQKKCVIDTLRKIGIADEFIQNNVVEVWNKIDKLTEQQIFTLYKNKPKSALPISAKNGTNCDILIKIVQKLVNKIKNVQVLTLQFPTKEAQERINFIRKNFKVVPDSISYTPDGHTTIIKLVENPSNLKKYYEKFGE from the coding sequence ATGCGCTTTGCACCtgatttgttaaaaaatatatataatatagagAAACGGTACTTTACAGATACAACGAAAGTAAAACTTAATAGTACagggaaaaaggaaattattgttttacatcctatattaaaaaagtcaAAAAAGTATAGCAAGAGCTGTGATGAAACACTTTACGATGCTCAGGAAGCTTTGGGGTTAGCTCGGTCAGCAGGGTTCAAAATTGCAAATGGAATTTCTATGCCATCAGGGGGTTGGACTAATATGAAGTTCTCAAATGAATATAACAAGAagagcaaaataaaagatttaGATAAACTTGATGGAACTAGAGAAATAAAACATACAGATAAAGAGGCAGTGAATAACTTGAGCTCTTCTAATAGCCCATATGTTGGTAACATAATAAAGAAGGAATTAAGTTATAAGgtgaacaaaaattattcaaatgaTGATTGTTTCTCTGAACGTTCTGATTGTAGTATGGAAGAAGAATCGTTTGAAAAGGGAGATAGCATCAGTACTAAAGAGGATTATAATACAGAGAATGGGAACTCATCAAGGAAAGGTAGAAAAAGCGACGACAGTGATGCTAATTGTAATTATCGTTACAATCATGATTATGGTTGTGATGGTGCTAATGATAGTAACTATTTACATGCTCGTACAAAATGCGAAGaactagaaaaaaaaattgcagaATCTATCATAATTAAAGTTAATAGAATGGATGTTAAGTTTTATTTTGGTAAAggtaaattaaatgaattgtccaaatattttcttaaaaaaccTGCAccgtatatatttattaatacgTTATTATCACCAGAACAATTCCGTAATTTGGATTTTCTGTTTAATAGCTTGTTGAAAAGTTATCATGATGAATTACAGATGAATAGCAGGAgggaaaaagaggaaaattaCTTTACTTTTAGAGTATCTGATTGTGTATACAACAGGTCAAGCGAGGAACAAGGAGAGGGGGATGGTCAGGGGTATGTAGATATGTATAACGATTATTTAGAAGAGTACGAGGGGGAAGTAACGGAAAAAGGGGAAGAATCAGAAGATGATGACAAGGATGGTTACCCTTACGAACGAGCAGCCAAAGAGATATGCGAAAGAAAAAGTGGTCAGTTTGTGCCGATATACGTTGAGTTGTTTGACAGGTACAGTATCATTTTGTACATTATGAAGAGAAGGGCAAAAAGCAACTTAAGTAAACTACAGCTAGAACTGGCAAGggcaaattttattttgaacaCCTATTCAGAAGATAACAAATCaagaatgaaatatataaaatatattgaaaataatgtTTTAGGAAAATCTCAATACGATTATGAAGAAAGGTATgacaaaataaatgcattCGATGtagataaacaaaataaaaagaaaaattatgattacCTAGGATATACAAGtaactatataaaaaatacagaaaCGTATAaggaatatgaaaaaagaattattaataatctttatgataaattaagaaaagagttgacaaaatgtaaaaataataatagcttACAAAACATTTCAAGAAAACATAAAGCTTTGATAGCCATTGTAGGTTATACAAATGCGGGGAAAACTAaactaataaattatttgacTAAATCTAATCTAAAAGCAAGAAATTTGCTCTTTCAAACATTAGATAATTCgtacaaaaatttaaatatagcTGATTGTTATTCGACAATTTTTATTGATTTAATTGGATTCATACAAAATATTCCTTATTCTTTATACGAATCTTTTAAGATATCCTTAGATGCAATAAAGAATGCTGACATAGTTATTCATGTAATTGATGTAAGTCATCCACACAAAGAACggcaaaaaaaatgtgtaataGATACATTAAGGAAAATTGGAATAGCTGATGAATTTATACAAAACAATGTTGTGGAAGTATGGAATAAAATAGACAAGTTAACAGAGCAACAAATTTTCACTTTATATAAGAACAAACCAAAAAGTGCTCTACCCATTTCGGCCAAAAATGGCACGAACTGTGatatacttataaaaattgtacaaaaattagttaataaaataaaaaatgttcaagTTTTAACTTTGCAATTTCCGACAAAAGAAGCCCAAGAAAGAATAAACTTTATTAGGAAGAATTTCAAAGTGGTTCCAGATTCGATTTCCTACACGCCAGATGGACATACAACGATTATCAAGTTGGTCGAGAATCCGAGCAACTTGAAAAAGTACTACGAGAAATTTGGAGAGTGA